The genomic region GGATTTCTCCAAGCTGAGATAGATCGAAACTCCGATGGACACCGATACCCAGCCGTCGACCGGGCTGCGCCGAGGGCTCTCCCTCCGCGCGCGCATGGCGATCTTCTTCTCCGCGGGCGTGGCGGCGGCGCTGCTGCTCTTCTCCACCGCCGTCATCGCCGTGCTCGTGCTCGACGACGACGCCGAGGGCCACCACGGCGCTCCCACCGACTCCGACGAGGACGTGGGCCAGGTGCTGCTGACCATGGTTGCCCTGGCGCCGCTGGCGGTCGCCGGCGCCGCGGGGGCGGGCTGGCTGTTGGCCAAGAAGTCGCTGGAGCCGCTGCGCGAAGCGGGGCGGCGCGCGAGGGTGGCGCAGCAGTCGCAGCAGGAGCTCGATCTTCCCGTCACCGGCCGCGGCGACGAGTGGGACGAGCTGGCGCTCACCGTGAACGCGCTGCTCGCGACCACGCGGCAGTCGGTGGAGCGGGTTCGCCGCTTCACCGCCGACGCCGCCCACGAGCTGCGCACGCCGCTCACCACCGTGCTCGGCGAGGCAGATCTTGCGCTGCGCCGCGAGCGCTCGCCGGAGGAGCTGCGCGCGGCGATCACCGTCATCCACGGCGAGGCCGAGCGGCTGGCCACGCTCGCCGAC from Deltaproteobacteria bacterium harbors:
- a CDS encoding HAMP domain-containing histidine kinase, which gives rise to MDTDTQPSTGLRRGLSLRARMAIFFSAGVAAALLLFSTAVIAVLVLDDDAEGHHGAPTDSDEDVGQVLLTMVALAPLAVAGAAGAGWLLAKKSLEPLREAGRRARVAQQSQQELDLPVTGRGDEWDELALTVNALLATTRQSVERVRRFTADAAHELRTPLTTVLGEADLALRRERSPEELRAAITVIHGEAERLATLADKLLALARADTAELPLSPEPLRLDALADEAIARARSRAAQLGRSVELAHSLEPVELRADRGLLERAVQNLLDNAVLHGGSHVVVALRRGTDTVELAVRDDGPGVPASLRPFLFERFACGDDSRSRGGTGLGLAIARAIAKAHQGELSYVEGPGAHFRLVLPLPGR